CGTCCCGGTGCGACCGGCTGCGGCCACCCACGGCGATTTGGATTGGGGGTATTTTGGGGGTATTTTTCGGCTGTCCCCAAAACAGGCGATACCCCCAGATGGCTTTGAAAGAACTTGAGGTCAAATACGCCACCAAGCGGCAGCGCCCCTACAAGCTGTCCGATGGAGAAGGCCTGCACCTGCTCGTCCAGCCGAACGGATCGAAGCTCTGGCGCCTGAAATACCGCTTCGACGGCAAGGAAAAACTGCTGAGCTTCGGCAAATATCCGACCGTCACGCTGGCGATCGCCCGCGAGAAGCGGACCGAAGCCAAGCGGCTGCTCGATCAGGGTGAGGACCCCGCCGAGGCCAGGAAGCGGGCGAAGAAGCAGAGGGCCGCGCTCAAGCTGTTCGAAGAGATTGCGCGGGCCTGGCACGCCAATCGTATTGAAGGGCTGGACTCGGCCCATGCCCTGCGCGTCATCAACCGGATGGAGCGCGACGTCTTTCCGGTCATCGGGAAGCGTCCGATCACGGAAATCGACCCGCCCGAGATTCTCGAGATGATCCGCGCGGTCGAAGCGCGCGGCGCCCTCGATATCGCCCGTCGCCTCAAGCAGAACGTCAGCCAGATCTATCGCTTCGCGATCGCGAGCGGCTGGGCGACCATCGATCCGACGCTCGGCCTCAACGATGCGCTCAAGCCCAAGCCGCCCGTCAGGCACATGGCGCGCGTGCCGCTCGCGGAGTTTCCGAAGCTGGTGCGAGCGATCTTCGCCTATGACGGCGAGGACACGCCGCGCCGCCGCGAGATCACCCGTGACGCGCTGCTGTTCACCTTGCTCACATGGGTCCGAACCAGCGAAACCCGCTTCGCGGCCAGGGACGAGTTCGAGGATCTCTATGGACCGAACCCGCTATGGCGTCTGTCGCCGGAGCGCATGAAGATGGAACGTGAGCATCTTGTTCCGCTGTCCCGCCAGGCCGCAATGATCGTTCAGCGCCGCTTGCAGGCGACGAACGATGCGTTCCTCTTTCCCGGAGCCAAGCCTGGAAAGTCTATTTCCGAGAACACCATGATCTATGCCTGTTATCGGATGGGGTATCTCCATCGGCAGACGGTACATGGGTTTAGGGGGCTCGGCTCGACCTGGGCGAACGAAGCCGAACGCTACAAGCCGGATTGGATCGAGATGGCGCTCGCTCACGAGGACGAGGATGAGGTGCGCGGCGCTTACAACAGTGCGCTCTATCTCACACCGCGAAGGCGGATGCTCCAAGACTGGGCCGACGTGATCGACGCGGCAACCGCAGTGTCGAATGTCGAGAAGAATCCTATCGAGTTCTCACAATTCATGCGCTGTTCCGCTCCCATCCAGCACCTGCCACCAAGCGACCAGAGACAGCCGTATTGGCAACGCCCCCTTCGGGCGGCTTCGCGATGAGCCTCAAAAGTCAGAACCGCCGATTTAGAGGCGCGGTTTTCTGCCATAGTTGTTAGAAATATCAGCTACTTAGATGCATCCGCGAATAGTAGAATGAACTCCAAGAAACCGTATCTCACTACATCTCATCATAGCTGATTCCCCTTGCAACTCGACAAGGGAAACCGCCGGGACCGCCAATTACGCCGATACATCGTCTGGAAGGGCTCGATTGGGGCGAGCAGAACGCGCGCATCCGTCCCGATGGACGCGCTCAGCGTGACTAATTCAATGAAATATATGGGGTTATTTGCGTCGCCACGAAGCGTCAGCGGTGCAGGCTCATCAGTCCTTAATCAATGAGTGGGAGGAATAGTTCGCCAACAAATTGAATTGGACGATGAGCCCCAAGGCGCGGCAAATGGCGCCAAATCAAAAAATGCCGTGGGGAGGACAGTCATGGTCACAGCCTTTAGGACAAATTTGCTTTGTGCCACCGCGCTATCGATCGCGTGTGCGCTTGCAGTGCCGGCACATGCCCAGGACGCTGCATCGCAGGGCGAAAAGCCCGAGGCGCAGGAAGGTGGCCTTGAGACAATCGTCGTCACGGCGCAGAAGCGCGAACAGAATTTGCAGGATGTTCCAGCCGCCGTTTCCGCCATAGGCGGCGAGACGCTGCGCACGCGCGGCATCACGGAGACCTCAGACTTGATGGGCGCGATCCCCAGCCTGCAAGTCACCACTCCCTATGGTCGCACCCAACCGAATTTCTCGCTGCGCGGGATTTCAGTGGCGAACGAATTTTCCGCCTCCACTGCGTCGCCGGTTGGCGTCTATGTCGATGAAGTCTATCAGAGCTTCCGGGCGAGCCATGGCCTGCAACTCTATGACATCGACCGGGTCGAGGTACTGCGCGGACCGCAAGGAACACTCTACGGTCGCAACACCACGGGTGGCGCGATCAGCTTCTTCACGCGCAAGCCGGATCTGGGAGAGGCCAATGGCTATCTGACCGCCGGCTATGCCAATTACGACACTTTCACGGTGCAGGGCGCCGCTGAAGCGACGCTGGTTCCCGACATCTTGGGCGTCCGCGTCGCCGGTACTTTTGCAAAAGGGGATGGTTGGCAGCGCAATGTACTGCCTGGGAATGAGCGCGACCTAGGGACCACCGATACGATCGGCGGTCGTATCTCGATCCGCTTCCGGCCCGATCCCGATCTCGACATCAATTTGAAGCTCTATGCCGCGAAGGACGATCCATGGGGCACCGCGCCCTATGCAGGTGGTCAACTCGCGGGCGGGCAGGATGCGCTCGGCTATTCGCGTTACGATCCGCAACCTTTCCTAGGCGGGCGGTTGCTGCGTGACAATGAGGTCGCAGTTGATCGGGTAGGTAAGAACATCAGCAAGTCGAAAGGGATAGCCCTCAACATCAAATGGGATGTCAGCGACCAATTCTCCGTCACCTCGATTACCGGCTACGACACCGGCGACTATATCAACAATCCTGATGATTGCGATGGCGGCCCAGCCGATCTCTGCTCGATCGGCTACACGTCGACGAGCAAGAATTTCAACCAGGACCTGCGTTTCAGCTATTCGAACGACCGCCTCGATATCATTGCCGGCCTTTATTATGGCAGGGACAAGGTCAAGACGGTCAACTACCCGGACTTTTTCGGGGCGCTGAGGCCGCTGCTGCTTGGCGCCGGTCTTCCGGGCAGCTACAATAACGCCGCAATCGGAACGCCCGACGCGATCCGCTATATCCCAGCCTTTGCCGCCAATCCGGCGTTGGGGCCTGGCGATGCCGGATTCTGCGACGCGATCGAGATCAATCCCAACGGCTTCCTTGATGCACGCTCGCTGATTGCACTCCAGACCGACATCGCGATCAATAATACGGGCAATGGCGGCATGGGGGGTAGCTTTTCGGCGGGCTGCGCCGGGGCAGGCGCGCCTCCGTTCACCCCGATCCTCGGCGAACAGCGTTTTGACGTGTCGCGCCCCTCGAAGGCGATCTACGGCGACGTAACCTGGAAAGCGACCGAGCGGCTGACCGTGGCGGTGGGTGCACGCTACACCCAGGATAAGGTCAATTACCTTAACGGCAGCACTTTCCTCTATGCGCTCGACGGTACGACGCCGGTTGTCAACCTGATCCCCTACAGCAATCCATACAACCCCAATCTCGCGCCGCTTGAGCAGCGCGAAAAGGCAAACAGGCTAACCGGCCGTATCAATGTCAGCTATGAGTTCGCCGATGATATCATGGGCTATCTCCAGTACAGTCGCGGTTACCGCAGCGGCAGCTTCAACGGGCTTGCCTATCAGGGCGTCAATCAAGTCTATTATATCCAGCCTGAAAAGGTGAATGCATATGAGGCGGGGCTCAAAACCCGGCTGTTCGATCGCCGCGTCCAACTTAACCTCGCGGGCTTCTACTACGAGTATTCGAATCACCAAGTAACGCAGGTGGTCGGCGCTACAACCTTCACGCGCAGCGCCAATGGTCGCCTGTTCGGTGGCGAGGCCGAACTCGCCTGGCAGGTGGCCGATACGTTGCGTTTCGATGCTTCGCTGGGCTATCTCAACAGCAAGTACAAAGGCAATGTGATCGATCCGGCAAACCCGGCCAGCCCGACATTGAACGTCAACGGCAATCCCTTCCCGAACGCGCCGGAGGTTACGTTCCAGGCCGGATTCGACTGGGATATGATCGATGACGGCACCAACAAGCTGACCTTGCGCGGTGATGCGTCCTACATGGGCAAGTACTATTTTGATCCGTTCAAGAATTATGGGCAGACACCGTGCGATACACCCCCAGCGGGATCGAACATAACGCTCGCGGGTAAGGCGATTACATGCGCAAATCCGGGCTACTGGCTCGCCAATGCGCGATTAACCTATGCGCACGACAATATGTCGGTTAGCTTGTGGGCGAAGAATCTGTTCGACAAATATTACTACACCTACGGCCTCAACCTCAACGTGTTCGGCTACGATTATCTGAACCGCGGCATGCCGCGCACTTATGGCGTCGAAGCGACAGTCAAGTTCTGATCGCTGCTGCGACGGGGGCGGCGGGCATCCTCTCCCGCCCGCTGCCCCCGATTTTTTCGACCTGACTTTCAGACCGAGGAGTATCCATGATGCGTTCCACCGGCAACGGTCCCTCATTCATCGGCACGGCGTACAGAATCGAGCGCGCTGTGATCACTGAGATCGGCGCAGCTGAAAGCACCGCCCAGGCGAGCAGCGCCGAGCGGCCAGCGCGCCTCCGGACGATTTAACGTGGATGCGTCTCGGAACAGAACTGAGCTGGAACGAATTTTCGCGACCCAACGCGAAGGGACGCGTGAGCAGGTTTCGCGCAGCTACGAAGAACGCATGGACCTGCTCGGGCGCCTTGGCCGGATATTTGAGCAGCACAGAGACGAATTGGTCGATGCCGTTGCCGCCGATTTCGGCATTCGATCCCGCTACGAGACTATCCTGCTCGACCTGATGCTTGGCATATCGGAAATTAAATTTGCGCGCCGCAATCTGAAGACGTGGCTGAGGCCGCGGCGGGTGAAGACTGACATCTTCGGCCTTCCCGGTTCATCGCGCCTGGTCCCCCAGCCCCTAGGTGTGGTGGGCGTTCTCGGCACGTGGAACTATCCGCTCGGCACCATATTCGTTGGCGCGGCCGGTGCATTGGCGGCCGGCAACCGCGTGATCGCAAAGCCGAGCGAAGTTTCCGCCAACGCCGCCGAAGCCAGCGAGCGGCTTGTGCGCCGGTATTTCGCCGAAGAGGAATTCGCGATTGTCCAGGGCGGGCCCGACATGGCACAGGCGATGACGGCCCTACCTTTCGACCATATTCTCTTCACCGGTTCACCCGCGGTTGGCCGCAAAGTCTATGAAGCGGCGGCTGCCAACCTTACACCTGTTACTCTGGAACTTGGCGGCAAATGCCCTGCCATCGTGGGCAAGGGTGCATCGCTTGCACAAGTCTGTGAAAGCTTAGTGTTCGGCAAGCTGCTCAACGCCGGCCAGACCTGCATCGCCGCTGACTATGCCTTCGTCCATGTCGATCAGATGGAAAGCTTCGTCGCCGCACTCCGCGCTCAGGTTGCCAAATGCTACCCCAACGCGGCAAGCAACCCCGATTTCACCAGTATCATCAATGACCGACAGTTCGCGCGGCTCCAAGGTTTGCTCGATGATGCCGAAGCCAAGGGCGCGACGGTGCTCAACCTCTCGGACAACGGCGATGGAACGCTTCCTGAACGGCATCGGATCGTGCCGTTGGCGGTTCTCGACGTTACCGATGACATGGCGATGATGCAGGAGGAGATTTTCGGACCGATCCTGCCGATCATGCCATATCGCTCCGAAGACGAGCTCATTCGCTACGTAAACCGGCATGAGCGCCCGCTGGCGCTCTATTATTTTGGCGACGAAAGTGAGGAACGGCGCAAGATCATTTCCGAAACGCACGCTGGCGGCGTGACTCTCAACGGCACGGTCATGCACGTCTTCCAGCGCCGGCTGCCTTTCGGTGGCATCGGACAGAGCGGCATCGGTGCCTATACCGGCGTCGCCAGTTTCGAGCGCTTCACTCATTACAAGCCGGTGTTCTCTCAGCCGAAACTCAGCCTGCTTGGTCAACTTCTGCCACCCTATTCGAGCAAGACCGAAGGACTACTCAACATCTTCGAAAAGATCCTCTGACGTGGCTGCGGCGGTTGATGCTGGCATGTTGCATGACGCCGGGTCGCCAGCATGGGTCGAATGACAAGGGAAGCAAATGGCTGACTATGTAATTATTGGAGGTGGGTCGTCGGGCGGCGTTATCGCCAGCCGGTTGTCCGAGGACCCCGATGTCACCGTTTGCCTGCTCGAGGCAGGCGGCCCAGGCACCTCGCCGCTTGTGTCCACGCCCGGCGCTTTTGCGGCGCTGATCCAAGACTATCGGATCAATACGCTCAACTGGCGGTTCAACACCGACCCTTCAAAGGCGCTCAACGACCGCCGCCTCTACAATCCGCGCGGGAAGATGCTGGGTGGATCGAGCGGTATGAACGGGATGGTCTATATCCGCGGCGACCGGTCGGATTTCGACCACTGGGCCGAACTCGGCAACGACGGCTGGGGTTACAACGATGTCCTGCCCTATTTCCGCAAGGCTGAGAATAATGAGCGCGGTGAGGATGAGTTTCACGGCTCGTCGGGACCGCTTCACGTATCCAACGGCAAGCGCGAATTCGATGTCTATGATGCTTTCATCGAGGCGGCGACTGGACTGGACCATCAAGCCAATCCGGACTTCAATGGTGCCAGCCAGGAAGGTGTCGGCATCTATCAGTTTACCGTGAAGGACGGGAAGCGCGCCAGCGTGAAGGCGTGTTACCTTGATCCGGTGATGGGCAGGCGCGGCAACC
The Novosphingobium sp. EMRT-2 genome window above contains:
- a CDS encoding TonB-dependent receptor, whose translation is MDDEPQGAANGAKSKNAVGRTVMVTAFRTNLLCATALSIACALAVPAHAQDAASQGEKPEAQEGGLETIVVTAQKREQNLQDVPAAVSAIGGETLRTRGITETSDLMGAIPSLQVTTPYGRTQPNFSLRGISVANEFSASTASPVGVYVDEVYQSFRASHGLQLYDIDRVEVLRGPQGTLYGRNTTGGAISFFTRKPDLGEANGYLTAGYANYDTFTVQGAAEATLVPDILGVRVAGTFAKGDGWQRNVLPGNERDLGTTDTIGGRISIRFRPDPDLDINLKLYAAKDDPWGTAPYAGGQLAGGQDALGYSRYDPQPFLGGRLLRDNEVAVDRVGKNISKSKGIALNIKWDVSDQFSVTSITGYDTGDYINNPDDCDGGPADLCSIGYTSTSKNFNQDLRFSYSNDRLDIIAGLYYGRDKVKTVNYPDFFGALRPLLLGAGLPGSYNNAAIGTPDAIRYIPAFAANPALGPGDAGFCDAIEINPNGFLDARSLIALQTDIAINNTGNGGMGGSFSAGCAGAGAPPFTPILGEQRFDVSRPSKAIYGDVTWKATERLTVAVGARYTQDKVNYLNGSTFLYALDGTTPVVNLIPYSNPYNPNLAPLEQREKANRLTGRINVSYEFADDIMGYLQYSRGYRSGSFNGLAYQGVNQVYYIQPEKVNAYEAGLKTRLFDRRVQLNLAGFYYEYSNHQVTQVVGATTFTRSANGRLFGGEAELAWQVADTLRFDASLGYLNSKYKGNVIDPANPASPTLNVNGNPFPNAPEVTFQAGFDWDMIDDGTNKLTLRGDASYMGKYYFDPFKNYGQTPCDTPPAGSNITLAGKAITCANPGYWLANARLTYAHDNMSVSLWAKNLFDKYYYTYGLNLNVFGYDYLNRGMPRTYGVEATVKF
- a CDS encoding aldehyde dehydrogenase family protein, encoding MDASRNRTELERIFATQREGTREQVSRSYEERMDLLGRLGRIFEQHRDELVDAVAADFGIRSRYETILLDLMLGISEIKFARRNLKTWLRPRRVKTDIFGLPGSSRLVPQPLGVVGVLGTWNYPLGTIFVGAAGALAAGNRVIAKPSEVSANAAEASERLVRRYFAEEEFAIVQGGPDMAQAMTALPFDHILFTGSPAVGRKVYEAAAANLTPVTLELGGKCPAIVGKGASLAQVCESLVFGKLLNAGQTCIAADYAFVHVDQMESFVAALRAQVAKCYPNAASNPDFTSIINDRQFARLQGLLDDAEAKGATVLNLSDNGDGTLPERHRIVPLAVLDVTDDMAMMQEEIFGPILPIMPYRSEDELIRYVNRHERPLALYYFGDESEERRKIISETHAGGVTLNGTVMHVFQRRLPFGGIGQSGIGAYTGVASFERFTHYKPVFSQPKLSLLGQLLPPYSSKTEGLLNIFEKIL
- a CDS encoding integrase arm-type DNA-binding domain-containing protein; protein product: MALKELEVKYATKRQRPYKLSDGEGLHLLVQPNGSKLWRLKYRFDGKEKLLSFGKYPTVTLAIAREKRTEAKRLLDQGEDPAEARKRAKKQRAALKLFEEIARAWHANRIEGLDSAHALRVINRMERDVFPVIGKRPITEIDPPEILEMIRAVEARGALDIARRLKQNVSQIYRFAIASGWATIDPTLGLNDALKPKPPVRHMARVPLAEFPKLVRAIFAYDGEDTPRRREITRDALLFTLLTWVRTSETRFAARDEFEDLYGPNPLWRLSPERMKMEREHLVPLSRQAAMIVQRRLQATNDAFLFPGAKPGKSISENTMIYACYRMGYLHRQTVHGFRGLGSTWANEAERYKPDWIEMALAHEDEDEVRGAYNSALYLTPRRRMLQDWADVIDAATAVSNVEKNPIEFSQFMRCSAPIQHLPPSDQRQPYWQRPLRAASR